The Orcinus orca chromosome 12, mOrcOrc1.1, whole genome shotgun sequence genome includes the window TTTACAAAACTTAAGTTGACCTTTACTGGTTGCGTATTTAATAGCAGGAGATTAGCTCGCCAGACAAATAAGGCACTAGTCCTGTTATGGGCTCGAGAGCAGTGTTTCTAAGTGTGGTACAGGGACCACCCGCAAAAGTGACAGGAGAGGTTCGTGCTAAGTAAACCCAGACTCGGAATCTGAGACCTAGAAACATGCGGTTTTAACAGATTTCCCAAGTGATTCATGTCCATTCGAATCTGGATGGGGCCTATGTTTCTGCATTTGCACAAGACTGGGGATGCTTAGTTGCTGATCTGTGGCCCACACTTTGGAAAGGCTCTAGAGAGGGTCACAATCTATTGGGGGCAAGAAAGTTAATTATAATACagataagtaaaaatatttatcaataaaGACCTAGGAGAGCAAGGAGAACTTGTTGGGAAAGACTTGTACAGGGATAAAGGCCCACCCTTAGatgatttaataataatttaacctTTATTGATCCTTTGCCATATTCCAGGCTTTGCTTAGCTTCCTTTATCTAACAACTCATACAATTCACGTAATAAATTATGAAGTAGGTTCTATTAGCCTCATTCAACAGAAGAGGAACCTGAGACATAAAGATAAAATTACTCAGCTCTGGTGACACCGCTTGTAAGGAATGGAGCTTGGATAGGACTGACCCCAAATCTCATGCTCTTAATCACTGAACTCTGTGTTAACCAAGAAAGGGGAGGTTGGAACCATTTTGTAAGGGGGCTCAAGTACTAACCTACAAAGTTTGATTTCATCCTGTTGGCAGAAGCCAGCCAGCAGAAGCTTTCAGATTGGGAGTGAATGATAGGAATAGCTTTCTTGCTTCGGAATCTTGATTGGTGGCAGTTTAGAAGCAGCCTGGAATAGGACTGAAGATGCCATGGAAAATGGGAGACTAATGCAATTGTATAGTTAAGACATAGTATCctttgggaaaaaattaaattggttTCATTCCTTAAGCCAAGCGTAAAGTCCAAGTAGCAGCCACAAagccttaatattaaaaaatatatttttatattgattacatgttgaaattggTAGTGTTTTGGGTATActgcattaaataaaatgtagtatttaAATTAGATTACTTCTACACTTTAGTTCCAATCTCCTTAGCCTTACCAGAACACTGCGTTTCAGAGCTGAAAGGCCCCTTAGAGATCATCCAGCTCAgatctttcattttattctcgAGATTACTGAGACTCAGACGTTAGGTGTGTTGCCCTAAGAGAACCTTGGTGGTTGAACTAGGGCTagaattcatttttcctttttctaattaaGCACATTTTACATTTCATCAAATTCTTGCCAAAATAATTCCCTGCCATTCCACCAACACTCCCTATATTCGCCTATCTCAGTTTTGGTGTTTTCATTCTCTCtcaattctttcctttttctgcccatcccccaaacaaacaaaaaatccttcgGCATGCTGTTATTTTAGTATTTAATCACTTAATGCTTTAGGTTATTTTTTGTGAGTTTTTCTCCCCTAGAATaatataaagaaagtaaaatgatctAAAATCCTGCCTTGAGGGCAGGTCTTAACATATTATCCCCAGCTCCCAGCATAATTGGCTGTTAATATACGAATAAACATTCCAGCTGATAGAGTTTGTTCtttcaacagaaacagaaaattgtaATAGCTAAGAAAATTTCCGCCTGTCTCCTTTCTATAGGCTGCATGTGGTCCATAGGATAGAGGAATGAGGAGGTATATTTTGTAcagtaaaaatgaaaactgaaagatgaaataagaatTAGGTAAAGCCTGAGAGGGAAGACCGCTTCATGTAAATATTCTGTCAGTATTAGGCTGGgtctaaatgtttatttaggtggACACTTTTATATTAATGAAGCATTTACTAGTAAGACAAATAACTTCCTACTTTTTAACTCAGTTTTGGTCTAACTGGTGGTACCTTCTCTTCCCCTTCCGGTCTTTCTAACTAGCTCAGTGTATTCATTTGTTATTGTAGAGTCTGAGTTGGAAAACTAAAAGCATATTTGTTAATATGAATGTTTTGGGGAGGCAGAATTATAGAAAAGCTTTGtagcttctttatatttttctatagagATTCTTTTTACTTTGAACATATACTTTTGTCATcaggaaaaacttaaaaaaaaattttttaactacaTGCTTTTGAAAACTAATGCATAATATGCTTTAAATTAATAAGTTATTAAAAGGACAGGataattgttatttttcccttaagctacaataacaataaaactatTACCTTGAATTCTGTTAGCAATTTAATACTAATTAAGGAAAACTTAACCTGctgcctttttttcttagatgaagATGAAGACTTAAGGAAACTTGCAGAGAGTGAAATAACTTCATGTCAGAAAGAAATAGCTCAATTGAAGCATCAGGTATGGCATTTGTGCAAGGAATAAAGCATCCGTGCATGCTATTACTTCTAATGTATTTTATTAGAAGTTTATAAAAGCAAGTCAAGAACTAAGCAGCTTGCtagtatttataattataaactggtttttaaagaaggaaaaagcatACTCCCCATGGCCCTGTTTTTTATCATACTAAAAGGATTGTATTGATAGAACTCTGAAAGAAAGATGACTGTCACACTAATAGGATTTGCCAGAAAGGCAGTGAAATGTTGGTagtatattttccttcttttgttttttgaagagaGGTGAGGATGGGGATGGGCGATGAGAAGAAGAGGTTATGGAGTGACGGTAGGAGGAAGCAGGAACATTTCTTTATCTTTGTGGCTCTGACACTATTATAGTGCCAGCCTCGAATAGGCccttaggattttttaaatggaattgcaTTGCTTTGGCTTTATATCTAGGAGAACAGCAGAACATATGGAGTTAGACGAAGGATCATGAAATTAGATCCACTCTTCATTAATTCTGTAAAGCATAGCTTAAAGGTTTACAGCAGATATATCTGGAAATATAAGTGAAAGAACATGATAAGGTGAGGAAGGATCCTGGAAAGGAGGTGCTTAATTTAGAGATTCCCTTTATCCAAGTGTAGAACTTACCAAAAATTAATGTCCCCACCACCAGTCTAGAAGAAAAGGTCCACTATAGAGTGAAAGGTTTCATGTAGCTTGCCTTCtacccattttctaaattttttgtgaCGTAGAAGGACATATGTATTAATGGTTTCTGTTCATTGGCTAGTAATTAACAGATGTAAACTCTATCATGTTAGTTCAAGATTTGAGTGGTCACATTCTATTGGCACAGGCCAGAGAGATGGAAGAGTAGGAAAGCAAGTATAGCTCCTGACCAACACAAAGTGATACTTCAGAACTCGGGTAgccttgggttcaaattctggctcttctGCTTTCTAGCTGTAGGATACTGGGCAACTAGAGTTAAACTTCGTTTTCACTTCTTAAGGTGGAGCTGTTAATAGAACCTGCCCAGGATGTTTTAAGAATTAAAGTACGTAGAGTGCTTAGCAGAGTGCCTGTCAATATTAAAGAACCAATACATGTTGGcagctttttttcttaattcaccTCATCTAAGAAGTCTTTTTTCTGTATCTCCTTAATAAGTACATACTGCAGTGTGAAACACAGAATTGTAATGAAAGGAAGACTGATGTAGGCACGAGGGTCTGAGTTCTTGTGCCTGTTTGGGCAGTAACTAACGCGTGGCTCTTTAACGAGTCATCTCActtctattctcattttcttttacttgtaAAATGAGGGAATTAGACCAGATCTTCTCTAAAGGCCTCTCCAGTTCCAAAATTGCAAGTTTCTCTTCCATGTTAATGAagcttagaaaaaaatacaaatgcaatTTGAGTGTTTTTTTCCTGCCATACTAGGCTATAAATTTCCAGGGACAGAGCTAGAATCTTTTTGTATGCTGTACACAATATAATGTACTACTCACAGCAAGCACTGAATTATTAACTGAGTAGAGAACAGATATGTATACATGAACAcctgaaagaaatagaaacaccTGTAAGTGTCAGCTGAACATATATAGCATTTATAATGTAGTTATAACattaatatttttggaaattatgCATTATATGGTTCTAATTGGCAAGATAACTGAACAGTAATCAGCAATATTAAATTATTTGCTTAGGGaaactttaaattaaatatttcaaatcctACATCTAAtcattgagggttttttttaagtcttaattATAGGAGgggtgatatttttatatttgcagaTTATCTTACTTTTGGTTCCCTCGGAAGAAACGGATGAAAGTGATTTGATCCTGGAGGTAACTGCAGGAGTTGGGGGTCAGGAGGCAATGTTGTTTACCTCAGAGATATTTGATATGTATCAGCAGTATGCTGCATTTAAAGGATGGCATTTTGAAACCCTGGAATATTTTCCAAGTGAAATAGGTCAGTAAACTGTTTTGAAAAAGTATAGATCTAAtttatctatctacatatattttaggaAAGGGTTGGAAAGTTCATGACTAGGCTTTATAATTTATAAGGATGCTTAAGTAGTTTTATGCTTATCATTTACTTAATAATTTTGAATGCAAATATATCAAGTTTGAAATGGCCTATAAAACATTAGTCATTCAGTACTAACCACTGAATGactaataatcttttaaaagtggTCCTTTAGAGGTGTTACTGAACAGTTAACACCATAAATGCTTTATGTTTaataattatatgaaataaagatattaagtGAATATCATAGACTTGTTAAAGGTTTTCAGTATGTTTTATAATCAATATGCTTATTATGTagctcttttaaatatatttcaagatGGTAGAAGTGATGGTCAGTTGTTATAAAtggtaggaaaaataaaataattcccttTTCCCAATGTTTTCAAGGTGGCCTTAGACATGCATCTGCCAGCATTGGGGGTTCAGAAGCCTACAAGCACATGAAATTTGAAGGAGGTGTGCACAGAGTACAGAGAGTGCCCAAGACAGAGAAGCAAGGCCGCATCCACACCAGCACCATGACTGTGGCGATCTTACCCCAACCTACTGAGGTGAGGCACCACAGGCCCCCCTCCTTAGAATCCTGGGACCAGCACAGTGCCTCCCCCAGAGTAACACTCACTTTACTGAATTGAGTGTCTCTTTTGCATCAtgtattttgagttgtttttacaAATACATTCTCACAGTCCAAAAAGTATGATTTTAACAGTAAATGGTAAGAATTAAGGATATATAAGTGATCTAATCTTACGTtgcctatttattattttttctccaccACTAAGCTTCAAGTAGCTATTTTGAGACCATGTACAGGAGAAACGATATTAAATAGAGTTCGAGAGTGATTACCTTTATAAAGACTTTTGCTTTGTGTGACTTGTTCCCAGAACATTAACAGCGAGAATCCTGTTTTGACAAAGGATAACTATTACTTAACAAAATTGCTGCTTTATAACCCAATcatattaaaatggaaatatattgcTACAGTGTTCATAATGAGTATACTTTATTTTCACAGATAAATTCTCAGActgtataatatttttaaggtaGCTTAGTTGGGAAGTTCTATTTTGCTTATATCCCTTCTGCTGAAAAGTGATAGGAAATATATGACTTGTTTTTCAGAATGGAGTATGAATGATTTGAGAAGGAAGTTTGAGTGTTTCTCTCCAATAGGGTTAATGGAGTTCCTTTCTTCATGTCTAAGTTTTATGTGAAGCCTAGATGAGCAACAGAACAGTTAAGGGAGAGAGTGAAAGGGGATAGATGGGAGGAGCCACACCTAGATATAGTCACTTTGGCTTAAGCATCTTGGAGATGTAAGGAGTTTTCAGAAAAAGATGGAGACTGAAGACTGAGGTCCATATgtcatctcatttcattcttccAGCAACGGTAAGAAGGAGCCACCCAGGGAGACATGGAGGGCCTGTGAATGATAGGATTCCTGCTCCTGGGGTTGTGGACATCTCACAGACTGGGCTGTAATGGTTCATGAAAGAGCTTTTTAAATGCAGTGCTTTGGATGGTGACTCGCAGGACAGAGCATTATCCTGATGTCAGACCCCAGTGTATTTATGAATTGAGTCTATACCCTTGACTTCTTGGCCTTTAACATTTCCGTTTGTCTCTCCTCTGCCTCTAAATATGTTTAAATCctcctttatttaaaattaaacaaaataaaaccttccTATAGTTCTTAAGCTcgtgtcattttttttcccctctgctaAAGTCTTTTTGCACTCAAATCATTTAGCTATTATATTCACATTTCTATTACTCACATTTCTGAGTTCTGCTCTTGGTAAGAAGAGGGTAATTACAGAGAAGTCCAGTTTTTGAGGATGAGGgagggtttgtttttcttttaccttaTGTTTTGATAATGTGCTCTTCCaataagaaaagtttaaaaaatggtatCCTTCCAACTACTTTCTGTTCCTAAAATTAAACCTTCTAAACCTTATATAAATTCTATACATgacatgtgtttatatttataaatagataGTTCTTCCCTTTGAACAGatcatatatgtaatttttttaaatcccaactTTTCTCTTACATATAGATTAATCTGGTGATTAATCCTAAAGATTTGAGGATTGATACTAAGCGAGCCAGCGGAGCTGGGGGGCAGCACGTAAATACCACAGACAGTGCTGTCCGGATAGTTCATCTCCCGACAGGTATGTACTTATTTCTTCAacataaaacaatgaagaaagaaatcGAATTCTGAATGACTTGATTAATTTTCCACTGACACAGGTCGTCAGTTACCAGGAATACAGTTGTTATTTAATACTTGATTTATCTTGAATCCTTAGCTGAAACTCTGCAGGATAATTACAAAGCCAGAAAGAGGGAGGGATCTAAGCCCAGGTAATTTCCATGTTAGTGACtatatcattaatttaaaaaaatcctcacaATGACGTAATATCATGGGTTCTTCTTTATCAAAAAATGGTCTAAATCACTAGTTCTTACCCTTttttggagggaggaggagatggaTTCCTTTGAGAAAATGAAAGCTTGGACCTGCTACCCAGAAAAACATGCTTATATGCAAAGTTTTGCAGGTAATTTCAGGGGCTTCTTTCCATTAAGTCCATCTGCAGACATCTAGGGGTTCTGTCTTAATTCTGGACAGTAAGGCAATGGAGCTATGACTCAATATTCCTTAAGACTTCAAAATACTATTAGTGTACAATACACTAGTATTAAACGTGTTTTTACTGTTGATTTACATGTGAGAAAGAGCATATGGTTAACAGACCTCCGTTGTCTAGAAAGAATACAAGAACCGCCTACTGTAAATGATCTCAGTCATAATTCCTGTTGACTGAGAGTGGCTGATGGGAGTGCTGgggtcattttcttcttttttaatatgagGAAATCCTCACGTTAAACTTGAAGATGATGTCTTatgtaatacatattatataaacaGGAATAGGAAAAAAAGTGGATGGAAATactcaaaaatattaatagtgaCTAACTCTGGTAATAAGCTTAACTTTTATAATTCAGTTTGTATAATGAGtagttattacttaaaaaaaaaattatggtgacTAGCTGAAAGTACCAGaaaataatccattttaaatGACTAATGCTTATTGCTTAGTATATATGCCTTCAATATGGAAATACTTTGAGCTATAACTCAAATTTTCAGTTTTCCGATAACTGTAAAAGTTACTTGTTAAGTTTACagtcttccttttttatattagagtcctattttttccctttataaaggaagaagaaaaagaatgagaaggaaaaggagtaTTCCTTGATAATAAATGAAGATTTCTCTATTAAAActctttaattctcataacactATTCAGGTGTTGTTTCCGAATGCCAACAAGAGAGATCTCAACTGAAAAATAGAGAGATGGCTATGAAAAAGTTACGTGCAAAACTATACAGCCTGCGTGTAGAAGAAGAAACAAGTAAACGATACAATGCTAGAAAGATTCAGGTAAAACTGAAATCTTACAAATGCTTctaaaggataaaaatatttttagataaacAAGGTTTTGTATGTGTTAAAATCACTTCAATGTATTTGTCGAAATTAGAGTATAATTCAAGTAGCTCAACCAAGGGCTATACTTGTTTTATAGCAATCTTACACCTCTGCCCTGTTTTTTATATTCAGAGGTGTCTTTCTCATTCaccaaagttattttaaaaaggtatatgGAATTCCCATTCATTTTGAATCCTTTGAAAATTATGGAAGAAAGTTGCAAAGCAAACTGAACTTACTTCCTGTTTGTCATTTGACTTTATGTTAACTCCTTATTATAACTTTGTCATCACTGATGACAACCAGATTAGTTCGCAGAGGTTATATGTGTTCAGCTATAGCATCTGAATATCAGCTGTGCGccaggctgtgtgtgtgcacCGTCACTGTGCAGTAGGTATTGTCTGTATTTTACAAACGGGGAAAACTATAGAGTTGAAATAAATTACCTGAAGTCTTAAAGTATTAAATGGCAGAGAGAGGATTCAAAATTCAAGTACTAATCTGTCTGACTTTAAAgcctatattcttttttctctatcaaATTCCCATGTTACTTGAGGATTCAGAATGTTTAAAACTTGCTTCTTAACGTTGTAAATTATAAACCAAGAGCTTAATCTCCAGGTAAGTTAAATTTGTAGGTTTAGTTGCCCTGAATTTAACTGTATttcatatctcttttcttttaatatatagattGGCACTAAAGGAAGGTCAGAGAAAATAAGAACATACAATTTTCCACAGAACCGGGTCACAGATCACAGAATAAACCAGTCACTTCATGATCTTGAAGCTTTTATGCAAGGAGAGGACCTACTGGATGAACTTGTACAGTCATTGAAGGATTATGCTAATTATGAATCTTTGGTAGAAATTATTTCCAACAAAGTTTAAGTTGACTTGTTATTAAAGACTTGTATAGCTTATGAAAATTCTATTATAGCAAGTCACATTGTGTACATACCAGTATTCTCTTGAAACACATGAGTTAACACAATTGGGAGTAACATGTTTTTAATACATAGGTAATTTATATGAATCGTCTCTCAATTTATTAGTAAAAAGTATTACAATATAGTCATGACTCTGGTTGTACATTTTGAACtcttacaagaaaggaaaacagtcctttgttttatgtaaaatatttaacgAATGATCAGAAATTTGGTTTAATTCTTAAGGAAAACTTCAAACATAAAACAGTAGAAATATGACAGTAATTATTGTTATTAGTCAAGGTTCtagtcaggagacagaaaccataCCTTTAATTTGAACAGGGATAATTTTGATATAAAAAGTTAACCAACGATGGGATTAGCTATTAGGAGATAAAAGGTTACTACTCTAGGACTGAGAGAGAATACCCAAGGAAAGAATACCCTTGGAAagggcttcccttccctccagGTAGAGAGTCAGGCCTGTTGGGAGAGTAACGCTGACTAGAAGCCtaggcaccctgtggcccagccaacttgacacataaaattaaccatcagtgTCCCAAGAGCACCCCTGGCAGCTGTGCATagagacagaaacaaaagaagccCCTTCCTCGTACACTGTCTGTCCACCTACCCTACTGACAAAGCTTAACATGGTACCAGCCAGCAAAGGAGAAATGTTTATAGGTCCAGCTCCAATATCACAAAGTAAGGCAATAAATCGGTAACTGGCACAACCATACTCATTGCTTAGTTTCAGTAATTGAAGTTATAAATATGTTACACTTCACCCTTAAATATTTCAGcttgtatgtaaaaaaaaatgacactgtTCTACTTAATCATATACTATCATCACACCTAACAAAATTCACAGTAATTCCCTAACATCTTCAAACACCCAATTCAAGTTTTCCCCAGTTCTCCCCGAAATGTTTTAACTGGCTTCTTCAAACCAGGATCCAATTAAGAATCACAGATGGGAATACGTGATTATATTGCTTAAATTTCCCTTATTCTAGAACAGCCCTGCCAAACGCTGCCCCCTTTTTTTCATGACACTGCACTGAATTTTCATTTGAGAAGGCGAGACTATTATGGGTCACGTCATTTGTTCCTCAAGTCACAGTAGTTCCTGCAAACTGGAAGTTAAGAGCTTAAGACTAGGTTAGTTTTGCATAGTCCTTCCCTTTCCTGTGACTTGGCatttttgtcattaaaatatACAGTTAAGTAAGCCAGCCTGAATGCTCTGATATGCTAAGATGTATTAGATTCGCTAAAAAATGACTTCACCCTTGTGAAATAAGAATTTGTTGAAAGTGAGCTTAAAGCTAAATCAGTATAGTCTTTTTTTCTAtcataacatttaaaaagttgttcttttttcccctggCAATCCTGGTTATGATTAGCTTTTTTCTGATAAGCCTGACTTCAGAGAATTGAGCCTGAGAGGGAAGGCGAGCACAAGAATGTCTGCCTGAAGCTGTACAGCTGGTAAAAGACTTCTTGGTGTTGAGAGCAACAGCAAATAAAGTAGTGTGCTTGAGAAATAGACCCCCCCCCCCATGGTTCTCCCATGGTGTGTGCTTCACTGCAAAAAGCAGTCATAAATTCAAGCTGTTtaactacaaaaaaggaaaagaaacaggacATGTCAGTTACCCcataaaaaaagtgagaaaagctAGAAATGCTGGCTtgagaatattttgaaaacatgaGGTAAACGAAGAACTACAATTATGAAGAGCTCTACCTAGTGGATGATGAATAAATGTCAAATTTATGGTAGTTACAACAAGGTGGGATTTCGAGAGAAACAAAAGTGATTTCACTATTAAGGTTATATGATTGAAATGTTAAAGTATTAGGAGACATTTAGTTAACTCTCAAAACtgtacattttttcatgtgtttgagtcaacagtattaatttttataaacgtACTACATAAATTCAAAACTACATTATTGTCAGGCAGTTGTTTCCTCTTTAAGTCAACATTTATTAGCCAAATTCCCTTTAAAGCCCCAGCATGTGCTAAATTTCAGAGTAATTTTATATTGATAATTTCTCACCTTATTGCTCTAAAAGGGAGGTGTAGAAAAACCATTAAAGACAGTTAAGAATTTAAGCTGGCCAAAGGTTATCAGATACATCAGAGAATTTTAATTTGAAGAGTATCCCTCTACCCTGTAATGTTCTGCTCACGAAAGCCATTCTGTTCTGCCTTCACAGGAACAGCAGATGAATGCCCCTCTTAGTGACCTAAGCAACTCAAGAATACAGCAAGACGCGTCATTCAGCAGTCATCATCACTGAGCACAAGGCCCAATGCAAGCCTGTGTCTCCCAGATTTACCACTTTCCCCTTGggtcttttggtttcctttttgaaTGAAAGGGACACAGCTACAGGTTATTAAATATTACAGTATACTGTTATTCAATTTCTCTTTACCTCCTCTAACAGGTAATAATTAGAAAAGTTGCACTGAGATTATGAAAGGTCTCGAATGTTGTATTTCATTCTGTGAACAAGGGAGAGCCAAAAGTCTACTCATTCTGTCCCCATCCCTCTCCAGTCCCTCCCTCTCTGCACCACAGGAAAAGAAAGTGTGAGAGCTGTACTAATGAAGGTGGGAAAGAACCTTCCGTGAATTTTCAAACTTCCTGCCCATTAGAACATCACAGttggttagaaaaaaattatcataatACTTTGGTAATGTTAACAATATAACTTTAAGATATGTATCACCATGTGCCTTATGAACACCTGTGGAGTAACTGACAAATTCTGGTCTGTGAACTGACATTGGCTTACACTTCACTAATCTAAATTAGTTATTCCTGTATGATCAAATGTAATTTTTGGAACCCAGGAAAAGGTAAGAATAGAGCAACAATTTTGGCGTGAAGCTTACTAGAACCCTACGTCTA containing:
- the MTRF1L gene encoding peptide chain release factor 1-like, mitochondrial isoform X3; amino-acid sequence: MRSRFLRSAFQWARQAAGPARRHVSCGSLPLEELFARGGPLRTFLERQVGSEVQLQVRRPELVAVAKLLNEKEQELQETGHLLHDEDEDLRKLAESEITSCQKEIAQLKHQIILLLVPSEETDESDLILEVTAGVGGQEAMLFTSEIFDMYQQYAAFKGWHFETLEYFPSEIGGLRHASASIGGSEAYKHMKFEGGVHRVQRVPKTEKQGRIHTSTMTVAILPQPTEINLVINPKDLRIDTKRASGAGGQHVNTTDSAVRIVHLPTGRRKRMRRKRSIP
- the MTRF1L gene encoding peptide chain release factor 1-like, mitochondrial isoform X1, giving the protein MRSRFLRSAFQWARQAAGPARRHVSCGSLPLEELFARGGPLRTFLERQVGSEVQLQVRRPELVAVAKLLNEKEQELQETGHLLHDEDEDLRKLAESEITSCQKEIAQLKHQIILLLVPSEETDESDLILEVTAGVGGQEAMLFTSEIFDMYQQYAAFKGWHFETLEYFPSEIGGLRHASASIGGSEAYKHMKFEGGVHRVQRVPKTEKQGRIHTSTMTVAILPQPTEINLVINPKDLRIDTKRASGAGGQHVNTTDSAVRIVHLPTGVVSECQQERSQLKNREMAMKKLRAKLYSLRVEEETSKRYNARKIQIGTKGRSEKIRTYNFPQNRVTDHRINQSLHDLEAFMQGEDLLDELVQSLKDYANYESLVEIISNKV
- the MTRF1L gene encoding peptide chain release factor 1-like, mitochondrial isoform X2, coding for MRSRFLRSAFQWARQAAGPARRHVSCGSLPLEELFARGGPLRTFLERQVGSEVQLQVRRPELVAVAKLLNEKEQELQETGHLLHDEDEDLRKLAESEITSCQKEIAQLKHQIILLLVPSEETDESDLILEVTAGVGGQEAMLFTSEIFDMYQQYAAFKGWHFETLEYFPSEIGGLRHASASIGGSEAYKHMKFEGGVHRVQRVPKTEKQGRIHTSTMTVAILPQPTEINLVINPKDLRIDTKRASGAGGQHVNTTDSAVRIVHLPTAETLQDNYKARKREGSKPR
- the MTRF1L gene encoding peptide chain release factor 1-like, mitochondrial isoform X4; translated protein: MLFTSEIFDMYQQYAAFKGWHFETLEYFPSEIGGLRHASASIGGSEAYKHMKFEGGVHRVQRVPKTEKQGRIHTSTMTVAILPQPTEINLVINPKDLRIDTKRASGAGGQHVNTTDSAVRIVHLPTGVVSECQQERSQLKNREMAMKKLRAKLYSLRVEEETSKRYNARKIQIGTKGRSEKIRTYNFPQNRVTDHRINQSLHDLEAFMQGEDLLDELVQSLKDYANYESLVEIISNKV